The genomic stretch CGGTTCcgacgggatttacgggctctgttagagttgctctaagagAGAACTAATGATCTCCCAACCATTTGCAAGGAAAAGTATTAGCTGCGGAATGCGCCCCCATGTGTACGAACTCCATGTGAGGTAGACATTTGGTCCCAtttcttcaatttcttctttagatAAAGTATATAGCAATGTCTGCCCAAGGTGCACTACGAGTAGATAAAGGAGGATATAGTTTGTGGCGGTTCAAACATGGCTTAGCTCTCGGAAAATTTCACATCAGCACATGGAACTTGACATCATGCTTCATACTTCGCCAAAAGAAATGGTCCTTCAGCACACTCCCAATTTTCTTGGCAGTAGAAGGTTCCATAAGAGCATTTCTAGCAAAGCCCGTAAAAACGTGAACCGAAAAACATGAGTTTGGTGAAAATGGCATGCGCAGAACAGAGCGGCAGGCGCAGAACAGAGCTCGTAACGAGAATATTCTGTTTTTTAGTTTCGGTTTACGGTCTCTGTTTTGCGCATGTGGGTTCCGAACCCGTAAAGGCAGGGTTTTTCatagaattcatatgcaacacatacaacaatctatcataattaatcaaataatcatcaAAATTagtacaacacatagataattgtctgaaccaaattattataacagttttgggaaaattgaacaaatgtaaaatgtctcaaccaaattacaacaacgtcgggaaaattggacaaatgcacaaatgtctcaacaatgatacatgtgACAAACAAATCAATGGAATGGTAGGATCAAAGGCGACGACCATGTCGCTGCCAGTGGTGCATCTTCAGATCATAGACGAGCTGAACATGGGTATTGGCATTCTCAATTTTCCGATGTGTTTCAAGGAAAACTTCAATGCGACCCGATTGCGTTGGGgttccactcgggtgccaacattgtcatagaagcagggcaatctcaactctctttcatcctcgatgatcatgttgtgaagaatcacacaacatgtcatgatgttgaCAAGGGTTTTCTTGTCCCAAATCGGGCTGGGCCACGAACAGtatcaaaccttgcttgcaaaacaccaaaagctctctcaatgtccttgcgagctgcttcttgAGCCTTGGCAAATTCAGCTTCTATTCTATCTTGGGGATCCTTGACAGACTTAACAAAAGTTGCCCAATTCGGATAGATGCAGTCGGCTAGGTAATATCCcattgtgtactcattgttcatgaccttgtagttgcaagtgggtgcttCCCCATTTGCTAATTTGGCAAACAAAGAAGACCTTTgcagcacgttgatgtcattgagtgtccccggcaaaccaaaaaaacagtgtcaaatccacaaatcttgtgatgcaacggcctcaagtacaatggttgcatctttgctcttgccacagtatgcggccatgccatgcctttggataattcttccatgtccaatgcatacaatcaagactACCAATCTTGCCACAGTACTGGCCATGCCATGCCTTTGGATAattcttccatgtccaatgcatacaatcaagactaccaagcatgccaggccaacctcttttctcatttatctccatcaacagtttggtgtcatcctcattgggagctcggagatacgttggcccaaacaacttgataatcatgcgagCAAACTTGCGGACTGACTCCGTGGTAGTATCTTCAccaattcgaagatactcgtcgGTGTAATCCGCAGGGATGCCATACGCAATGATACTCATGGAAGCATAGATCTTTTGGAAAGCGCTGAAACCCATCACCCCGGCGGCATTCctacgttgcttgaagtaattcgaaTTGGCTTCGCATGCCTTGACGATTCGGACGAACAAGCTACGCcgcatgcgatacctcctacGGAACAGATGGGGaggataggtaggtacctcggcgaagtagtcctccatcagctgctcgtggccgaggagGCGATTCCGCTGGATGTGGTTCCGGCCGAACACGGAGCCGCGCCTCCGATTCAGCAGCTTCGCGCGGTCTCCAGGTCCTTGACGGAGAGGAGGAGCATGGTGGCCTCCATCTCGTCGTCTTGGAGCAGCTCGTCAAGATCGGAATCATCGGAGCTCGACGAATCCGACAGATCGAACTCGTCgcccgagctcatcctcgattcggacggagcggcggcggcggcggtgggggcggcaGCCGGAGTTGGGCGAGGAACAACGGGCGAGGTGCGGGGCGACCGACGCTACCTCCGGGATGCGGGGCTCGGGCGAatcgggcggggcggcggcggcggagcgtggtggcggcgcggggaagAAGCCAGCGAGCAGTTGCGTcagctgaaatttcagcgcgccaTAGATAGAGATCGAGCGTTCGGTTCGCTCGAtcggcccctacaaatacaggccgttTTGAGTTTTCGGTCTCGGCCCGAAAAAGGTTTCTCGGTTTTGGCCCTTTTACGGTCACTGATCGGCGCCAAatttcagcccgaacccgtaaactgttggttatttttcggttttggcccATTTACggactctgttagagatgctctaaggccttCGTCATGCTCTTTCTGCAATAGTAGTAAACAAAGAGTGCAATCTAGAATGCATATAATACAATCCCgaaacaagaatccatcattcatATGTAACTTTTCTAGTCCCTTTCCCTCGTTGCATTTAGTTCTAGCATATAATTATTTATAATTTGGAATCCAATAATTTAGCATCTAGCTGTGAAAGTAAAACACGACATCTGAAAGAAGCATCAACACAAACATTatccctctccttgtacttgaAAATGCGAGAAACATATTATATGAATTTATACTATTTTGCATGCCTACGGTAGTATGGTCCAGTTTTGACTCCTAAGACGCTTCAAAGATTCACGGTCAAAATATATCACAACTTCTTTTGGCCATCAAGAATGTTGTCATGTTTCCGAAAATCTCACCACAAGTGCATACAATTATTTGTCGTAAACAAAACAATTAAAAGTTGAACCACTTAGCTTCTCACTAAAGTATGAGGATCAAGTTCAATTTCAAGAGTGTGACCAAAGTTAGGTAGTGCGAGCAATGGTGCAGATGTCAACTTAGCATTTAGCTTCGAGAAGGCCTTCACTCGTGTGTTGCCCCACTTAAAGAGAACTTATTTCTTCGTTAGCTCGTTCATTGGGGTAGCAATGATGTCGAAGTCCTTCACAAACCGACAAATCTTTCGCACTGGGCTTACATTCTGTGGGTTGTAAACAACATTACAAAGGCTAATCGGGCATAGATCTTTAAGCCCTTCTAGGTTCTGCACCTTCGGAATGAGTATGATAATGGTGTCATTTTATCCCTCTGGAATATCGCCGCcttgcaacacttgcaaaaccgtCTTCCGGTGAGAGTATGAGACGCACTTGCATTGGTACAACACCACTCTACACTGATCTTGAAACCTCCAAATAGAGAACTTAACCTTTATATTCTGAAAATAAGGAAAACAAAACCGGGAAGCAGGGTTAGGAAAAGGTGAACCCAATCCGAACGCGCTACCATGGCGTCCGCCTCCGCCACTGTCTCCATCCACCGAACTGCCTTCTCCCCTCCGTTCCAGTTCCAACCCGGTTGGCGCGCCCCCCTGCCGCTCCGCTGCACGCATTCCGAGCGCGGCGTCTCCTTCGACCCTGGGTCCGCCTTCTACCGCAGCGACAGCGCCCCGGGACGCGacctcgccgtcctcgccgccaccctccaccgccagcgccgcctccaccCCTCCTCCCCTTTCCTATGCCTCGACGTCATGTGCGGCTCCGGCATCCGCGCGCTCCGCTACCTCGCGCAGGCCGGCGCCGATTTCGTCTGGGCCAATGACGCCTCCGACGCGCTCCGCCCCGTCGTTGTTGCCAACCTCTCTCGCTTCGAGTTGCCGCCCTCACACGGCCAAAGGAGGTGGGTGGTGTCGCACCTCGATGCCTCCCGGCTGCTCGCCGAGAGGTACCTCCGCCGCGAGTACTTCGACGTCATCGACGTGGACTCCTTCGGCAGCGAGGCCGAGTACATACGGGCGGCCTTCTTGTCGCTCAAGATTGGGGGCCTTGCCTACCTGACGTCCACCGATTGGCGTTCGGCGAGAGGCTATGGTGGCAAATGGTGAGTTCTTGATTGATTTATGCATCTCACGCATCTTATCTTAGGTTTGTCATGCATTTGAGTTTGTTAGATATTTCGGCATTGCTCAATTGTGTTAGGTTGTGTTGAAGTGCTTGTTTAGGAAACTAGTGACATTATCAATTGCTTGTTTTATATGACTTTTATGATTTCCTGGTAAATTAGATTACCAACAATGAACACAAATAAAACAACTTATGTGTGGAAAGAGCGCATAGGAGAATTTTCAATTGGGAGCGTCTTACTTATCTGTAGGCATATCTAACCTTCCAGAGCACCAACCCAGCTGGCCTGTGTGCCGTGCCAGTGGGCTCACGAGTTTAACATTCAGGGCAAGTAGTCCGCATGCGGGCTTTTCCTCTACGGGTTGTGGGTATGTCCCTTAACATACCCCTCCTAGCTTTGTATCTAGACTTTCTTCGCATGTAATATGAATAGGCAGAGCTCCGGCCGGTTTTTcctgaaaaaaaaaatactacctccgtttcaaaataagtttagctttctaaaaaaaGGGCTTATATTTCGGAACAGAGGTAATATTGTTGAACTCTCACGTTATGTATATCACAGTTTCATTAGTGTGTTAAGCATCTTGACACTACTATTGTTATAGTTTCTTCTTTTTGTACTGTAAATTGGGATAATTTTGCTTTCTATATGCTATGGCATTATATTTTCTTCTCTATAGATGAAACCAGTTCTGTTTCTTCATATCAGCCCCATAACATTGTTTTGTCTTAGCTCATTGTCTTCATATGGAGCATATATTCGTCCAGTGCCATATCCGAATGAGATCGGTTTGCGAATGCTTATAGGTGGTGCTGCACGTGAAGCAGCTATGTTGGGATTTCACATAAAACCGGTATTCTCTTATTATGCGTCCCATGGTCCTATTTATCGAGCAATGGTGCAATTATGCCATGGAAAAGAAGATGATATCAGGTGAACTCAGTGCGATTTTATTTCCAGATATCTTACAGCTAATTAGTAGATATAACGGAATGCCAAGTTACTGATATCCCTTCTATTCTGGCAGTAATTATTATGGTTTCATTTGTCATTGCAAGAGTTGTGGCCAGACTCAGACTTTTGGATTTGATGAACTGGGGCAGATTTCCTGTGGATGTGCAGACAGAGCAGTAGGTACATCGAATCATGCAGCGCTAGTAAATAACAATAAAATTGTCATAGTCAAACTAATGACTACTTTTTCTGTGTGATTTGTTTTACTGAAATCAATCTTAGGATTTGGGAGTCCTTTCCCTTTATATCTTTTATACCTTTTCTTGCATTGACAGAAAAGATATATGATTTGAAGCTGATCAGTCTCTTGTTTAATTTTTTTCTACTTCTCAGTTTCTACATAAGTCACTTCATCGGCCCATGGTTAGCGCCAGGTACTTGAGCTATTACAACAAGTTTGTGATTGTTATTTTATTTTACAGGATGCCACTTCCATCACAGTTGTAGGCCCACTCTGGACAGGTCCTCTCCATGATGCCTCTTCCATCACTGAAATGCTCAACTTGGCTGTAGAATGGGGATGGGCATACACAAGTGAGAATGGCATCATCCTACAAAAACTTCTTGACACCATGATTGAGGAGAGCGACCCACGGTTGCCACCTGGATACATCAGACATGATGAGGTTTGTCTTGCAGTTACATATTTATTTATCACAATAATGTATTGGTGTTGACTTCTTTTTTATCAAATGTACAGTAGAAATACCATTGTTGACTTCAGTAATTCTAAATTTGTTATGCAATTTTAGATCGCCTGCCGAGCAAAAGTTAACTCTCCGCCACTCGGTACCTTGATCAGTTCACTGCGGAAGGTATTTAACTGTTGTATTTGTTGCATcaatgtatgaataatttaaccaCCAAAATCGTAGTAATGACTAGGGTGCAGTTTTATTAAGTGAAATTGACTTCATTCAGTTCTTACATGGCAAAACTACCTCCTTAAAACAAGGCTTATATATTTAGACAAAAGGCAACGTCGTGTAAGTTTGACCAATCTTACAGACAAAAGTATAAGTATGTACAATATATAATAAATATACCATGACAACATATTGTACGGtggatctattgatattgatttgctATTCTAGAAGTTCGTATTTTTGTTTATATGATTGGTCAAATTTACAAcaggttgacttttgactaaacatATATGCCTTGTAACTGAGGGAGTAATTGTCATTTCCTTTGTAAGAACCAGTAGGTAGTTCAAGAACTTTTTATTAACCGTTTCATTATTTAGATAAATGGATATTGACTCTTGGATATCTTATCATGATCTGAATGTGAGTAGGAAGGCTATGCTGCTTGTCGATCTCATATAGGTGCCAACGCAATCAAGACCAACTGTCCCATCAGCTCTTGCATCGAGATCGCACGGGAGATCCGAAATACGCGATGACCACCAACTATATCATCTGCTAGGCCCAGAAGatctgtgatgttgaacaataacATTGTGGCTTTGCGATGAGTAGTAACCGTTCCAAGGTTCCAAGCGAACATGGATTCCAAACCGGAGGAGAGTTTCCAGTAGgtgataattggaacacatgttcTGCAGTGCAGGAGCAGCAAATTTTGCTCTGCGTCACTGCGTGTTTGTATCTCGTTGTCTCGCGTGCTATTATGTCAAAATTGCCACCAAGGAGCATATGTGCCCGGTTGAAACAGTTTTTTCCTTTTCGAATTCAAAGCTTTATAAATTAGTTGATAGGATTACAATCACTCCGAAGAATGTCATGTAAAAATGCTACGACTATTCTCTTCCTATTAGAACTAGCGGTTGATCCAAAGACATCTCTTCCTATTAGAACTAGCCTGTCTAGCACATAAGTTGGCAGCCTGGTTAGCGTCTCGCCCCACAAAAACTATGCTACGACTAGTAAAAGCTCCTCTCATTTCTCCTGGCATATTGGAGAAATTTCTGAATTGTCTTGATCTTCACTATTGTCAATACTTGATCACCCTTTTCCCACCACTTTCTATGATGATGGACGGGTACCGAAAGTCCGTCGCAAGACACAATCCTTCTCTAATGGCATACTGTATGCTTCCATCACTATAGCAGTAGCTGCATATTCAAACCAACGAGCTTGCACTGTGATAAGCTTGCCTTGATTACCAGGGACCACCAGACCTAGCTTCAACAAAACTAGTGTCGGTATTGATTTTCAGGTGATCATGATAAGGAAGTCCCCACTTCACTTTCACTCGAGGTTTGCTTGTCTTTTTTTGCGCCTGATTATTGacaaatcaaaggaagtttcaaTGACGCATCGTATTGATTCCTTGATCGATCTCTGCCCTTCTCCATGGCGACGATTAGTACACTCCGTCcagattttttttagataaaggaaatatattaatatcaaaagatatcaattacacccagcctctgcaataacGTCCCACCCTAATGATAGgacggatgcacacaactaaaaaagagtaaagaaaactaaggaaaaaaaagtcccgctatagcctTCTAGAccgcaacaacaatacaaccaccaccgtgacaacacatgAAGTAcatactctccaaaagcgacgcctccaagaagggaacagtgcaccaacaccatcgtcgcccgaccaaaggtcttagagcatctccagtcgcgtcccccaaaccgtcccccaaagcgatttggggcgcgccggacaaaaaaagcgttccagccgcgtcccccaaagcccatttttgtccggcgcgccccgatacggtgtccggcgccccgagcccgtccccgtcccacggggacgctccggggacgccggacacaacgaaaagcgaggcgggctcccacatgtcggcgactatttgcataaaccgttggttcgcgcctctttctcgtcgctccttccttccagcgcctcccaccccaccgccgccgctggatttcccggccgtttgggcgtccgatccgtgccgcgagtcggcaccgttgtcgcggccggggctcccgccggtcgtgccgccgccgccgcgtcgccgccgcctcccgaacgcgcgcgtcaaatccgccccacctccgcgcacggaaggtgctcgacgacttgccgtgcaggcgcgattggtcgccgtttgttgcgtcgtctgcctcggcgcaattttaaccattgattttgctttagccatggacagccgacgatgagatggttgccccgccgctggaggacgagcaagcgttcgacgacgacccgcgggagcatttgccgatcatcgcgtccctccgggacatgcttgacgccgaggcggagaagaggaagaggccgcgccgcggaggatcaaggccgggaagaaggaagtcgaagccccggcagaggatggaggggcatgccatgccgcacaacgactactttgccgacggggcaacacatgccgacaattttcggcgccggcacaggatgagcaagggcctcgttcatgaatatcctccacggcgttcgagagttcgacccctacttcaagctcaagctcgacgccgtaggcgttctcgggttctcatccattcgaagtgcatcgccgccatgaggatgcttgcatacggagcacccgccgatacacaggacgactaccttcgcatgagtgagtctaccgccattgagtgcatgtacaagttttgccgagctgtggtgggaaagtttggcaaatactacttgagagggccaaccgaggaagagactcgcaaggatcatggcacaaaatgctgccagaggatttcccggaatgcttggaagcatcgattgcatgcatcgggcatggaagaactgcccgtttgcttggcaaggtatatacaaagggcgtcatggatattgcggtgtggtgcttgaagccgtggcagattatgacccctggatttggcattctttttttggcatggcgggatcacacaatgacatcaacgtgttgcagcggtctccggtgttcagcaggctagtggaagggcatgctccaccatgcaactatgagatcaatggccaccaatataccaaaggctattatctagccgatggtatatatccaaaatgggccacttttgtcaaaacaatctcgaatccatcaggtctgaagaattctcactttgctacacgacaggaggcttgcaggaaggatgtcgagcgggcatttggtgtgcttcaagcacaatttgccattgtccggcacctcgctctaagctggtctcacgaccaaatgtgggaggtgatgcgagcttgtgtgatcatgcacaacatgatcatcgaggatgaccgcaagaatcatgttaggtcacatgttggtccctatgagtgtcaaggccctctcgcagaggttgatcatgagttgcctcgcAGATTTTGCCGATTTTCTcgtcatgcacgcagagatccgtgacagcgaatgtgcatgagcaacttcaagctgatctcgttgagcatttgtggaggatcaaaggaaataccgtggcaccttgatgtatcatctagccctttttattatatttgattacttgttttattgtttattgtaatttaatttgaaaacaatcctcgaaaacatttttttcatatgctacatttgatataaatggtttatgtgttaaaaaattattttaaatgtttgggggcggcgtttgggggacgcggctggggagcgacgtcccccaaacgcggcacgaacaaaacacgtcccccaaacgctcaatccggcgcggtttgggggacggtttgggggacgcgactggagatgctcttaggttttcaccctgaagatagtctccactcttaaaacaatgcctccagTAAGAACATTGCTAGTAGTTaaagccagaccttggattttcaccctaagaggtaagactctaaacttcccctgtgctgccgtccccacatgcataccactgcagaGTCCGGAATGCCAAGCAGATCtctcagcatcacggagactcgaacctcctttagccagtacacaatccggccttcatgatattccttcttctgacttcaccatggaccaaaaagtcacctgatatcaacacagaatagagcttcacgccgctccctccggaaccaaacggtcggagtaaaaacatgggtgcacgcgatcgaataccacccgatccagcaaactgcaggcaaaagatgcactgttccattcatcAGCGGAGCTtttcggaactcatctctccagccagatcaaagcaaactgacc from Lolium rigidum isolate FL_2022 chromosome 4, APGP_CSIRO_Lrig_0.1, whole genome shotgun sequence encodes the following:
- the LOC124708655 gene encoding tRNA (guanine(26)-N(2))-dimethyltransferase-like, with amino-acid sequence MASASATVSIHRTAFSPPFQFQPGWRAPLPLRCTHSERGVSFDPGSAFYRSDSAPGRDLAVLAATLHRQRRLHPSSPFLCLDVMCGSGIRALRYLAQAGADFVWANDASDALRPVVVANLSRFELPPSHGQRRWVVSHLDASRLLAERYLRREYFDVIDVDSFGSEAEYIRAAFLSLKIGGLAYLTSTDWRSARGYGGKCSLSSYGAYIRPVPYPNEIGLRMLIGGAAREAAMLGFHIKPVFSYYASHGPIYRAMVQLCHGKEDDISNYYGFICHCKSCGQTQTFGFDELGQISCGCADRADATSITVVGPLWTGPLHDASSITEMLNLAVEWGWAYTSENGIILQKLLDTMIEESDPRLPPGYIRHDEIACRAKVNSPPLGTLISSLRKEGYAACRSHIGANAIKTNCPISSCIEIAREIRNTR